A region of the Thiomicrorhabdus sp. genome:
GTGGGTAAAGCTCAAAAATTAACCAATAAAAATTTGATTAAAGCGGCTATTCAATATCCATTTAACACCTTTAAGGTGATTTGGATGATTCATTGGTGGGCACTCAAAATTTGGTTGAAAGGCGGTAAATTTCATAAAACGCCTAAGCACCTTGAGGCCGTAAATTACAGTCACACGGAGATGACATCATGTTAAAAAGCGTATCAGATCCACGTCAAAGTTTTTTTAGTCGAATATTTACCTCATTTTCAATTAAACAATGGGTGTTAAAGTTGCCATTCGATCAGCTTGAAAAAGGCTCTTTAACCCTAGAAATATTTGGCGATGTATATCGTTTTGAAGGGAAAGAAGCCGGCAGACATGCTGATTTAACAATTTTAAAACCATTTAGAGCCTATTGGTTAATAAAAACCCAAGGTGAGTTGGGTTTTGCTCAAGCTTATTTTGAACATGCCTTAGACACCAACTGTTTGTATGCATTAATGTATTTGGGTTATGAAAACCAGAATGCTTTACAAGGTTTGTTGTCTCACAAAACACTCAATAAACTGCATCTTTTTAAACACCGCAAACGCCATAACTCTGTAGATAACAGTAAAAAGAACATTTCTTACCATTATGATTTGGGTAATGTTTTTTATCAAAAATGGTTAGATAAAAGCATGACCTATTCAAGTGGCATTTTTGAAAGTTCTGACGATACTTTAGAGCAAGCTCAGCAACAAAAGTACGACAGATTAGTGGACCAACTTGGTGTTAGGCCTGGCGATCATGTTTTAGAAATTGGTTGCGGTTGGGGTGGCATGATGCAAGCTCTACTTGAAAGAGGCGTTAAAGTGAAAGGGTTAACGCTTTCAAAAGAACAGCAAACTTATGCTCAACAACGTTTAAGTGAATTTAACCCTCAAGATTATGATGTGGCTTACCAAGATTACCGTGATGAAACACAACAATACGATCACATTGTGAGTATCGAAATGTTTGAAGCGGTGGGTAAAGAGTATTGGCAAAATTATTTTGAAACTTTGAGCCAATCTTTAAAAACAGGCGGTAATGCCGCTCTTCAAGTCATTACGATTAATGAAGATTACGCTCAAGAGTACCAAGACAGCGTTGACTTTATTCAAACCTATATCTTTCCTGGTGGCTTATTGCCAAGTGTAGAACAGTTAAAAATCTTAGCCGCAGAGCATGGTTTTGAAGTGAATAATATTTATGAGTTTGGTTATGACTATGCCAAAACATGTTTACTGTGGAAAGAGTCATTTAATAATCATAGCTTTGAATTACAAGTAAATGGTTATGATCAAAAGTTTCAAAAAATGTGGAATTACTACCTAGATTATTGTGCTGTTGGGTTTGAAACCCAGCATATTTCAGTGCACCAACTCACGCTCAAAAAAATAAAGGAAGCTAATCATGTCGAATCAATTTAGTAAAGCAGCTAAATGGCTGGTAGCAGGCACTTTTGTATTATTGATAAGTGGGTGTAGTTCAGTGAATGTAAATGAATATGCAGGCAGTAAACCAGAATTTAAATTATTTGATTTTTTTGCAGGAAAAACCTATGCCTGGGGTCAGTTTCAAGACCGCTCTGGCAAAGTGATAAGACGTTTTAAGGTGGATATAACAGGCACAATATCTAAAGAAGATAACAAAAAACTGACTTTGGATGAAAAGTTTATTTATGACAATGGCGAGAAACAAGAGCGTATTTGGAAGATTACAGAAACTAGCCCAAATCACTACATTGGATTTGCCGGTGATGTTATTGGTAAAGCCACGGGTCAATCGGCTGGTAATGCTTTGAACTGGCATTATGTGTTAGATTTGCCTTATAAAGACAGCACGATTCATGTAAAACTTGACGATTGGATGTACATGCAAAGTGAACATACTATGATTAATCGTTCAGAAGTCACTAAGTTTGGCTTTAGAGTTGGTGAAATCACTTTGTTCTTTAGCAAAAAACCAATTGAAGATTAAGCATGTCTAGTCAAACAAGACCGCAGGTTATGCAAAAAACGTTGAGTAAATCGGTGAGGTTAATCCCTTTGCTCGCTATGTTAGTGGTTACATTGGTCGCAATCGGTATGCAATCTAACCTGAGTTATGCAAGTGATAACAGTGCCACTAATCAGGCTATTACATCTCCTAAGTGGCAAGAATATTCGCAAGGTGTAGCGACTTGGATGTGGTTTGATGTTTATCAAGCTACTCTATTTGTTGATGCTAATTCAATTTTAGACTCCTCTTCAGGTGCAAAGTTAAACAGGCTAAGTTCTCAACAACTTCTTTCAGAAAGTCGGTCTTTGAAGTTACAACTTTGTTATGCCCGAGAAGTGACTCCAGAGCAATTTATTGAAGGGGCCAATCATGTATTGCCCGTTAAATTAAAGCCAGATATTAGAAAGCAGGTTGATGCATTACACAATGCATATCAAACGGTAGAAAAGGGCGATTGTTATTCTCTTATTTATAATAATCAAACAAGAATTACGCAGTTAAAATTAAATGATAAATTGGTTTTTAGTACTGATTTAAAAGGCTTTAAACAAGTGTATTTTGGTATTTGGATTGGTGATAATCCCTTATCAAGCAGTTTAAAAAATGCTCTGCTTAATGCCAGTTAGCATGTTACAAAAACACATTAAGGTTCATATTGATATACAGTGAATTTAAAAGTAGGTTTTATAATAATTTTTAATAATAGGTTTTAATAATTGGGTTTTTAGAAGATGACAACATTGGTATGGCTACAAAGAGAGCTTAGAGTTGAAAATGCACCTGTTATTGAACAAGCATTAAAGCATTCAGATAAGGTCATTTTGGCTTATTTTCATGACACCAAAAAAGTGATTGGTGATGCTAATAATGCCTGGTTAGCAAAGAGTTTACTCAACCTAAAAGAACATTTGAAAGCATACCAAGCAGACTTGTGGATGATTGAAGGGGATTTTGAAGCTCAATTAACTCAGCTGATTAAAGAGCAAAACATCAAACATGTTTATTACAGTTACCAAGTAGGGTCGCCATTTGTTGATATGCAGCAGACGGCTCTTGAAGTTTGCAAACAATGTAAAGTGGCACTAACGCCATTTTATTCTGAGTTCTTGTTAGAACCAGAACTCATGATGAATAAACAACAAAAACCTTATTTGGTATATACACCATTTTATAAAAACTTTTTGAGTAAACAGTACCAAATACAACCTATTGTTGAGCAAAGCGACTATGAAAAATTGTTAAGCAAAGCCGGGTTAATTGATCTGCCAAACACGTTTGCTGAATTGCCAAAATCATTAGCTCAAATTCTTGAACAACCTTGGGCCAATAAAATAATGGTTCATTGGCAGGTTGGTGAACAAGCTGCATGGCAAACGCTGCAGCAATTTTTGGCGGATGATTTACAAGATTATGCAGTAGATAGAGATTTTCCGGCGTACTCAGCCACCAGCAAGTTATCAAGCTACTTACATTTTGGTGAAATTTCGATTCGAGCAATTTATTTTTATGTACAAACGGAAATAGAACAAGGTCGCCTTAAAGCAGATATTGCTCAACCGTGGTTACGACAACTGGTTTGGAAAGAGTTTGCACGTCATTTATTACATTGGTTTCCTAAGACCGAAACAAAGCCGTTTCAAGAGAAATATCTCTCTATGCAATGGGACAAAAACGCCAATCTTTTAGCGTTATGGCAACAAGGTCAAACCGGTATTCCTATTATTGATGCGGGGATGCGAGAACTTTGGGAAACCGGAATTATGCATAACCGGGTGCGTATGTTGGTCGCTTCGTTTTTAACTAAAAACTTAAATCAACATTGGCTATTAGGCAAACAGTGGTTTGATGATACCTTGTTAGATGCGGACCCTGCAAATAATGTAATGGGGTGGCAATGGGTAGCGGGTTGCGGAGTCGATGCCGCTCCTTATTACCGATTGTTTAATCCCGTTACTCAAAGCGTAAAGTTTGATAAAAATGGCGACTATCTAAGGCGTTGGTTACCAGAACTAAAAATGTTATCAGTAAAAGCGATACATGAGCCTTGGGCTTTTAAACAAGAGTGCGAGATAAAAGGGATTGTTTTAGGCAGAAATTATCCCAAACCACTGGTTGATTTGAAACAGAGTCGTGAAGAGCATCTTGCTAGAGTTAGCAAAATGAAAGTTTCGTAATAAACAGGCTCTTAAATCGTATAACCCCAAAATGGAACAAAACCATAGTTAATTGCTTTGGTATAACTTTTTGTCTAATATATGCACAGTCTTTAGGGTTTTAGTAAGATTGCGAATATTGTTTGTTTTATGCACGATCGGCTCACCTTATTACGGGTTCTAAAATGTAAATGGAACCTTTTGGTTTGAGAAATGATACTTGAACCCCTTTAAATGTTTGAAAAGAGAACTATGCAAGCTAACGAAGCACTATACCCGATTAGAGAAGTCTCCAATTTAACAGGGGTTAACTCTATTACTTTAAGAGCGTGGGAAAGACGCTACGGTTTAATTGAACCTGTTAGAACAGAAGGTGGGCATAGGCTTTATACGCAAAGTCATATTGACCAAATCAAAGCCGCGGTTGCATTGACTGAGCAAGGCGTTGCCATCAGCCAAGTAAAGGCCTTATTAGATGAGAAGGCCAACGCCACTAAAATTGACTTTAAAATGGGTGAATCTGATTTTCAAAATCGATTATTGGAATACGCCTTTGCTTATGATTGCGAGCATCTAAATCTTGAATTAGATAACCTTTTCAATGATATGTCAGAAATATATTGGTTACCAATATTAAGTTCAGTGACCAAAATGTTAAAAAGAGAGTCACGTTCAGGGTTTACTTTTTGGGAATCTCAGCTTCTACCAAGACTTCATACTAGATTACGCTTTGCTATGCGTTCAAGCCAGTTTAAGAACCGTAATACCTTATGGGTTGAATCTCAACCAGGCACACCTCAATCTATTTCACTCTTAGCCGCATTAAGTATGGTTAATAAAGGTTTTTATCCTTTTATTAACTTATATACCATTTATGCGGATCAAAACTATAGAGAGTTAGAGACAGCATTGGCAGGCTTAAATTGCGAAGCGGTTGCTTTTGTATGTGATAACACAAATTTTGATGAGCGTTTTTGGAGTATGTGGTCAGAGAATAATCCTGCGATTGCAATGCACTTCTTTTTAGAAGGTTCTGTGCAAACGACATTAAATTCTAAAACGAATTGCTCAATCTATAACATTCAAAACTACGCTTCATAGCGAGGCAAGAGTGTTTAAACTCTTAAAGAAAATACATTGAGATTTAGAAGTTACCAGGCCTGTATATTTATTAATAGTAGTGAGCAAGACCTTACTAGATGGCATTATTTTTTAAGAGATTGAATCTCAGATTCTAAACGTGCGATTTTTTGATTTGCTTCATCTAAAGCTTCTTGTAAAGTCACTTCTTCAGTTACATCTTTTTGAATACCAATGAAATAAGTAAGCTGATCTACTTCATCAAAGTAAGGTGTTACGCTTAATTCGTTCCAAAAAATAGAACCGTCTTTGCGATAGTTTTTTAAGATTGTTCTTACCGGAGCTGAATCATCAATTGCATTACGAATTACTTTAATCGCTTGTTGTTCCGTATCATCACCTTGTAGAAATCGGCAGTCTTGATACAAAATTTCTTCTGAAGGGTATCCTGTTAAACGCTCAAATGCAGGGTTTACAT
Encoded here:
- a CDS encoding deoxyribodipyrimidine photo-lyase, which translates into the protein MTTLVWLQRELRVENAPVIEQALKHSDKVILAYFHDTKKVIGDANNAWLAKSLLNLKEHLKAYQADLWMIEGDFEAQLTQLIKEQNIKHVYYSYQVGSPFVDMQQTALEVCKQCKVALTPFYSEFLLEPELMMNKQQKPYLVYTPFYKNFLSKQYQIQPIVEQSDYEKLLSKAGLIDLPNTFAELPKSLAQILEQPWANKIMVHWQVGEQAAWQTLQQFLADDLQDYAVDRDFPAYSATSKLSSYLHFGEISIRAIYFYVQTEIEQGRLKADIAQPWLRQLVWKEFARHLLHWFPKTETKPFQEKYLSMQWDKNANLLALWQQGQTGIPIIDAGMRELWETGIMHNRVRMLVASFLTKNLNQHWLLGKQWFDDTLLDADPANNVMGWQWVAGCGVDAAPYYRLFNPVTQSVKFDKNGDYLRRWLPELKMLSVKAIHEPWAFKQECEIKGIVLGRNYPKPLVDLKQSREEHLARVSKMKVS
- a CDS encoding DUF3833 domain-containing protein, encoding MSNQFSKAAKWLVAGTFVLLISGCSSVNVNEYAGSKPEFKLFDFFAGKTYAWGQFQDRSGKVIRRFKVDITGTISKEDNKKLTLDEKFIYDNGEKQERIWKITETSPNHYIGFAGDVIGKATGQSAGNALNWHYVLDLPYKDSTIHVKLDDWMYMQSEHTMINRSEVTKFGFRVGEITLFFSKKPIED
- a CDS encoding cyclopropane-fatty-acyl-phospholipid synthase family protein; its protein translation is MLKSVSDPRQSFFSRIFTSFSIKQWVLKLPFDQLEKGSLTLEIFGDVYRFEGKEAGRHADLTILKPFRAYWLIKTQGELGFAQAYFEHALDTNCLYALMYLGYENQNALQGLLSHKTLNKLHLFKHRKRHNSVDNSKKNISYHYDLGNVFYQKWLDKSMTYSSGIFESSDDTLEQAQQQKYDRLVDQLGVRPGDHVLEIGCGWGGMMQALLERGVKVKGLTLSKEQQTYAQQRLSEFNPQDYDVAYQDYRDETQQYDHIVSIEMFEAVGKEYWQNYFETLSQSLKTGGNAALQVITINEDYAQEYQDSVDFIQTYIFPGGLLPSVEQLKILAAEHGFEVNNIYEFGYDYAKTCLLWKESFNNHSFELQVNGYDQKFQKMWNYYLDYCAVGFETQHISVHQLTLKKIKEANHVESI
- a CDS encoding PAS domain S-box protein, with the translated sequence MKDPKLRTSLLLQLVENAQEGIVVAEKEGHDTILIYVNPAFERLTGYPSEEILYQDCRFLQGDDTEQQAIKVIRNAIDDSAPVRTILKNYRKDGSIFWNELSVTPYFDEVDQLTYFIGIQKDVTEEVTLQEALDEANQKIARLESEIQSLKK
- a CDS encoding MerR family transcriptional regulator, producing MQANEALYPIREVSNLTGVNSITLRAWERRYGLIEPVRTEGGHRLYTQSHIDQIKAAVALTEQGVAISQVKALLDEKANATKIDFKMGESDFQNRLLEYAFAYDCEHLNLELDNLFNDMSEIYWLPILSSVTKMLKRESRSGFTFWESQLLPRLHTRLRFAMRSSQFKNRNTLWVESQPGTPQSISLLAALSMVNKGFYPFINLYTIYADQNYRELETALAGLNCEAVAFVCDNTNFDERFWSMWSENNPAIAMHFFLEGSVQTTLNSKTNCSIYNIQNYAS
- a CDS encoding chalcone isomerase family protein gives rise to the protein MSSQTRPQVMQKTLSKSVRLIPLLAMLVVTLVAIGMQSNLSYASDNSATNQAITSPKWQEYSQGVATWMWFDVYQATLFVDANSILDSSSGAKLNRLSSQQLLSESRSLKLQLCYAREVTPEQFIEGANHVLPVKLKPDIRKQVDALHNAYQTVEKGDCYSLIYNNQTRITQLKLNDKLVFSTDLKGFKQVYFGIWIGDNPLSSSLKNALLNAS